One Oscillatoria salina IIICB1 genomic region harbors:
- a CDS encoding vitamin K epoxide reductase family protein yields MSRRRSTPWIQRWSRPIIGAIAIVGAILTAYLTVVKLTGGEVTCAADAAASASSCNDVLNSPYATVFGLPLSLFGFLAYTSMSVFALGPIAMKGEGNKRLKNQLENWTWLLLLAGATSMSVFSSYLMYILTTEIQAVCLYCIGSALFSLSLLILTVIGREWEDFGQIFFTGTLVAMVTLVGTLGVYSGINSPEVTSSSGQTVIPVATTQPVPPYGWEITTTSGEAEIALANYLTEIGVKNYGAFWCPHCYEQKQLFGKKAFAEIDYIECDPRGVNPQQEVCQATGIKSYPTWEIKGQLYPGVKTLDELAELSDYQGTKNFKYTMPES; encoded by the coding sequence ATGAGCCGCCGACGTTCTACTCCTTGGATTCAACGCTGGTCGCGTCCGATAATTGGTGCGATCGCGATCGTAGGTGCAATTTTAACTGCTTATCTGACTGTGGTTAAACTCACTGGTGGTGAGGTTACTTGTGCTGCTGATGCTGCCGCCTCAGCTAGTAGCTGCAATGATGTCCTCAATAGTCCTTATGCTACGGTTTTTGGTCTGCCACTGTCTTTGTTTGGTTTTCTTGCTTATACCAGTATGAGTGTGTTTGCTCTTGGTCCTATAGCAATGAAGGGAGAAGGCAATAAACGACTCAAAAATCAACTCGAAAATTGGACTTGGTTACTACTGTTAGCTGGTGCGACATCGATGAGTGTCTTCAGCAGTTATTTGATGTACATTCTAACTACTGAAATTCAAGCAGTGTGTCTTTACTGCATCGGCTCGGCTCTTTTCTCCCTGAGTTTGTTAATTCTGACAGTTATTGGTCGGGAATGGGAAGATTTCGGACAAATTTTCTTCACTGGTACTTTAGTTGCAATGGTGACGTTGGTAGGAACTCTGGGAGTTTATTCTGGTATTAACTCTCCAGAAGTTACCTCATCCTCAGGTCAGACTGTTATTCCTGTAGCTACTACACAACCAGTACCGCCTTATGGTTGGGAAATTACGACTACCTCTGGCGAAGCAGAAATTGCCTTGGCTAATTATTTGACCGAGATTGGCGTGAAGAATTACGGTGCTTTTTGGTGTCCCCACTGCTACGAACAAAAACAATTGTTTGGTAAGAAAGCATTTGCGGAAATTGATTACATTGAATGCGACCCTCGCGGGGTAAATCCTCAACAAGAAGTTTGTCAAGCAACGGGGATTAAATCTTATCCAACTTGGGAGATTAAAGGTCAGTTATACCCAGGCGTAAAAACTCTGGATGAATTAGCTGAATTGTCTGATTATCAAGGTACCAAAAACTTTAAATACACAATGCCAGAAAGTTAA
- a CDS encoding CHASE2 domain-containing protein gives MKKKSLRVRLKRWLSGDRRILRRVLLSAFSVAGGVIILRLNGLLLAGELAVYDQMFRLRDWRDRQTFDDRFLIVEINEEDIQQVGKWPIPDGVMAQLLQKLNASQPRAIGLDIYRDLAVEPGHEEFVEVSSRIPNLIGIEKLEAKNTPAVPPPPQLSEKDGVGFNNVVTDADGKVRRFLLYSHQHGKLHTSFALKLALLYLESEAITPQPATINPDYLQLDKGVFRSFKTNDGAYIRTDAKGYQVLANYVHPAKFRKVSMGDVLSDRVSADLVRDRLVLIGWTASSVKDFFLIPYSTSFSQDPQLFSGVELHANFISQILSAAISGRSLMRVLPELLEWLWILGWALVGAIIISSSPNPLQGSVALSIAAVVLTGGAYLAFLVGWWLPLVPPWLGLIGSAMVVTSQLAHQQEELKRSQEFLQSVIDKIPDPIFVKDKDYRWIILNQAFCDFSGYSLGELLGKTDRNIFPANEAYVFWSQDRFVFENNTACENEEKFTDAQGMTHLIATKRSLHQDAAGNVFLVGVIRDITERKRLEEQLRQLAADLSRHNAELKRSAQRLHQDAYYDSLTGLGNRKFFYESLAKSLEWAQRSKQLVGLLFLDLNKFKPVNDTFGHDVGDLLLKEVGVRLTKSLRSSDVVSRLGGDEFTVILPGIKQGEDAEKVAQKITAAMSECFFIGEHKICVTASIGISVYPDDGETIEELIKQADAQMYKLKQLKCDRA, from the coding sequence ATGAAAAAAAAGAGTTTGCGAGTAAGGCTGAAGCGGTGGTTGAGCGGCGATCGCCGCATATTACGCCGAGTATTACTGAGTGCTTTCAGCGTTGCAGGTGGAGTAATTATTTTGCGTTTGAATGGGTTGTTACTGGCTGGAGAATTAGCAGTTTACGACCAAATGTTCCGTCTGCGCGATTGGCGCGATCGCCAAACTTTCGACGATCGCTTTTTAATTGTTGAAATTAACGAGGAAGATATTCAACAGGTGGGAAAGTGGCCCATTCCTGATGGGGTGATGGCACAACTTTTGCAGAAATTAAATGCTTCACAACCACGGGCGATTGGTTTAGATATTTATCGGGATTTGGCAGTAGAACCGGGACATGAAGAATTTGTTGAGGTTTCTAGTCGAATTCCTAATCTGATTGGCATTGAGAAACTCGAAGCTAAAAATACTCCTGCTGTGCCACCACCGCCACAATTGAGTGAAAAAGATGGGGTGGGATTTAATAATGTGGTGACAGATGCTGATGGTAAAGTGCGTCGCTTTTTGCTTTACTCTCATCAACATGGCAAACTACACACCAGTTTTGCTCTCAAATTAGCTTTACTTTATCTTGAGTCTGAAGCAATTACTCCTCAACCAGCAACGATAAATCCGGATTATTTACAACTGGATAAAGGAGTTTTTCGCTCTTTTAAAACCAATGATGGTGCTTACATCCGAACTGATGCTAAAGGCTACCAAGTATTAGCAAATTATGTCCATCCCGCTAAGTTTCGGAAAGTGTCGATGGGTGATGTTTTGTCCGATCGAGTATCAGCAGATTTAGTACGCGATCGCCTAGTTTTGATCGGTTGGACGGCATCAAGTGTTAAAGATTTCTTTTTGATCCCTTACAGTACTAGTTTCTCTCAAGATCCTCAACTGTTTTCTGGGGTAGAGTTACACGCTAATTTTATTAGTCAAATTCTCAGTGCGGCAATTTCAGGTAGATCTTTGATGAGAGTTTTGCCTGAATTGCTAGAATGGCTCTGGATTCTTGGCTGGGCTTTGGTTGGAGCAATAATAATTTCTTCTTCGCCAAATCCGCTCCAGGGTTCTGTTGCTCTTTCAATTGCTGCTGTTGTTCTCACTGGTGGTGCTTATCTAGCTTTTTTAGTTGGCTGGTGGTTGCCTTTGGTTCCACCTTGGTTGGGATTGATCGGTTCTGCAATGGTGGTTACTAGCCAGTTGGCTCATCAACAAGAAGAACTTAAACGTTCTCAAGAATTTCTCCAAAGTGTGATTGATAAGATTCCCGATCCAATTTTTGTTAAGGATAAAGATTATCGCTGGATTATTCTCAATCAGGCTTTTTGTGATTTTAGCGGTTATTCGTTGGGGGAATTATTGGGTAAAACTGACCGCAATATTTTTCCGGCGAATGAAGCTTATGTTTTTTGGTCTCAAGATCGCTTTGTGTTTGAGAATAATACTGCTTGCGAAAATGAAGAGAAGTTTACTGATGCTCAAGGGATGACGCATTTAATTGCGACGAAAAGGTCGCTGCATCAGGATGCGGCTGGTAATGTCTTCTTAGTTGGGGTAATTCGCGATATTACTGAACGTAAGCGCCTGGAAGAGCAATTAAGGCAGTTGGCGGCTGATTTGAGCCGCCATAATGCGGAACTTAAACGTTCTGCACAACGCTTGCACCAAGATGCTTATTATGATTCTCTGACGGGTTTGGGGAATCGTAAATTCTTCTACGAAAGTTTGGCAAAATCTCTGGAATGGGCGCAAAGAAGTAAGCAACTGGTGGGTTTGTTGTTTCTCGATTTGAATAAGTTTAAACCTGTTAATGATACTTTCGGACACGATGTTGGAGATCTGTTGCTGAAAGAGGTGGGCGTGCGCTTAACTAAAAGCTTACGCAGCAGCGATGTGGTTTCTCGTCTCGGTGGTGATGAATTTACGGTCATTCTTCCAGGTATTAAGCAGGGGGAAGATGCTGAGAAGGTGGCGCAAAAGATTACTGCGGCTATGTCGGAATGTTTTTTTATTGGCGAGCATAAGATTTGCGTAACCGCTAGTATCGGTATTAGTGTCTATCCGGATGATGGGGAAACTATTGAGGAATTAATTAAGCAAGCTGATGCACAGATGTACAAATTAAAACAACTTAAGTGCGATCGCGCTTAA